Proteins from one Candidatus Neomarinimicrobiota bacterium genomic window:
- a CDS encoding HDIG domain-containing protein, whose amino-acid sequence MLNRQSAWELLCEYTESESLRKHGLGVEAAMRAMATKYGGDPDLWGIAGLLHDFDYEKYPSAEDHPAKGVAILKEKGYPQELLDAIMGHAEHTGVARETLMAKALFAVDELVGFIFAVTYVRPNRAVKEVVPKSIRKKLKQKSFAASVNRADIANGMLALELDENEHFQFVVEALATVAEEIGLAGVPQK is encoded by the coding sequence ATGCTAAATAGACAATCTGCCTGGGAACTGCTGTGTGAATATACTGAGAGTGAGTCATTAAGAAAACATGGGCTGGGTGTCGAGGCTGCCATGCGAGCCATGGCAACGAAATATGGTGGTGACCCCGACTTATGGGGTATTGCCGGTCTGCTCCATGATTTCGACTATGAGAAATACCCCTCTGCTGAAGATCATCCTGCAAAAGGAGTAGCCATCCTCAAGGAAAAGGGGTATCCTCAGGAGCTTTTGGATGCCATTATGGGACATGCAGAGCACACTGGTGTAGCCCGTGAAACGCTCATGGCAAAGGCACTGTTTGCTGTAGATGAGTTGGTGGGGTTTATTTTTGCAGTCACCTATGTCCGACCTAACAGGGCCGTGAAAGAGGTTGTCCCCAAATCAATTCGCAAGAAGCTGAAACAAAAATCGTTTGCTGCCAGTGTGAATCGGGCTGATATCGCAAACGGAATGCTGGCTCTTGAGCTGGATGAGAATGAACATTTTCAATTTGTAGTAGAGGCCCTGGCAACTGTTGCTGAAGAGATTGGTTTAGCAGGAGTCCCACAGAAATAA